A stretch of Usitatibacter palustris DNA encodes these proteins:
- a CDS encoding RNA methyltransferase, with protein MKARDALANLRIVLARPSHPGNIGAAARAMKTMGCAHLLLVQPRHFPDPDATAMAAGADDVLANARVFSSLQAALADCVLAIGFSARRRDLSQPAATLREAAPGIVASAHAGPVALVFGNETSGLSNVELGHCQKLVTVPSNPVYGSLNLAAAVQVACYEVASAAAAFAPEGPRVRAPATNADLEKLFANLERVAIASGYLDPEKPGRFMERVRRLMARAQVEREEVKLLQGLLAACPASAAATPAAPSRKRSRPRSRKPA; from the coding sequence ATGAAGGCCCGCGACGCCCTTGCCAATCTGCGCATCGTCCTCGCGCGACCCAGCCATCCGGGCAATATCGGGGCGGCTGCGCGCGCGATGAAGACCATGGGATGCGCGCATCTCCTGCTCGTCCAGCCGCGCCACTTTCCCGACCCGGATGCGACCGCCATGGCGGCCGGCGCCGACGATGTGCTCGCGAACGCTCGCGTTTTCAGCTCGCTCCAGGCCGCACTCGCCGACTGCGTGCTCGCCATCGGCTTCAGCGCCCGCAGGCGTGATCTATCGCAGCCGGCGGCCACCTTGCGCGAAGCCGCTCCCGGGATCGTGGCCTCGGCGCACGCGGGCCCCGTGGCCCTGGTCTTCGGCAACGAGACGTCGGGCCTGAGCAACGTGGAACTGGGGCACTGCCAGAAGCTCGTGACGGTGCCTTCGAATCCGGTGTATGGCTCGCTGAACCTTGCGGCGGCTGTTCAAGTGGCCTGCTATGAAGTGGCCTCGGCCGCAGCGGCCTTTGCTCCGGAGGGCCCGCGCGTGCGCGCGCCGGCGACCAACGCGGATCTCGAGAAGCTCTTCGCGAACCTCGAGCGGGTCGCGATCGCGAGCGGTTATCTCGATCCGGAGAAGCCGGGCCGCTTCATGGAGCGCGTGCGGCGATTGATGGCGCGCGCACAGGTCGAGCGCGAGGAGGTCAAGCTTCTGCAGGGGCTGCTCGCGGCGTGCCCGGCGAGCGCAGCAGCAACGCCAGCAGCGCCATCGCGCAAACGATCGCGCCCCCGGTCGCGAAAGCCGGCCTGA
- the hscB gene encoding Fe-S protein assembly co-chaperone HscB, producing the protein MNETANHFELMGLPVAYAIDAARLEEGYRALQSRVHPDRYANASPAERRVAMQWATRANEAYSTLRDPLNRARYLLALRGFDTGEETNTAMPADFLMQQMQWREAASDARASRDGAALEALRKDLSGERSGLFRELEGALGAKLDGAAGCALVRKLRFLEKLDFEVDDALEQLHETAR; encoded by the coding sequence TTGAATGAGACGGCCAACCACTTCGAGCTGATGGGACTGCCGGTCGCGTACGCGATCGATGCGGCCAGGCTGGAGGAGGGGTATCGGGCGTTGCAGTCGCGGGTCCACCCCGATCGATATGCCAACGCCTCACCGGCCGAGCGTCGCGTGGCCATGCAGTGGGCCACCCGCGCCAACGAGGCCTACTCGACCCTCCGCGATCCGCTGAACCGCGCCCGCTACCTGCTCGCTCTGCGCGGCTTCGACACCGGCGAAGAAACCAACACCGCGATGCCCGCTGACTTCCTCATGCAGCAGATGCAATGGCGCGAAGCCGCTTCCGACGCGCGCGCATCGCGCGATGGCGCGGCGCTCGAAGCCTTGCGCAAGGATCTCTCGGGCGAGCGCTCGGGCCTCTTCCGCGAACTCGAAGGCGCTCTGGGCGCGAAGCTTGACGGTGCGGCCGGCTGCGCCCTCGTGCGGAAGCTCCGCTTCCTTGAGAAGCTCGACTTCGAAGTCGACGACGCACTCGAGCAACTGCACGAGACGGCTCGCTAG
- a CDS encoding NAD(P)/FAD-dependent oxidoreductase encodes MNSRLDAQPHRIVVVGGGAGGLELATKLGDRLADKGRAIVTLVDRNRTHLWKPLLHEVAAGSMDIHAHQLDYLAQARWHHFTFAVGALSGLDRKAKQVIVSAVRDDEDQEILPERRIPYDTLVLAIGSESNDFGTPGVREHAFTIDQAWDANLFHRRLVNACFHANFASSSGDGASQPRGRVLHIAIVGAGATGVELAAELHNTTRVLATYGLENFNPEKQIRISVIEAGPRVLAGLPEHIAEGTVRVLKDLGVDVLINEKVIEVTEEVVKTASGREIPAEFTVWAAGIRCAQVLKDIDGLETNRVNQVVVQPTLLATRDENIFAIGDCAAAAWTDGRLLPPRAQTAHQQATHVLKMIQRRMAGKPLTAFRYRDFGSLVSLGNYDTVGQLMGFISSEKFRVEGWLAKLFYISLYRQHIWALHGFWRMALDTLARLIRSQTDPKVKLH; translated from the coding sequence TTGAACTCGCGACTCGACGCGCAGCCGCATCGCATCGTCGTCGTGGGCGGCGGTGCCGGCGGCCTCGAGCTTGCGACCAAGCTGGGCGACCGGCTCGCAGACAAGGGCCGCGCGATCGTCACGCTGGTCGATCGCAACCGCACGCATCTGTGGAAGCCGCTCCTGCATGAGGTCGCCGCGGGCAGCATGGACATCCACGCGCACCAGCTCGATTACCTTGCGCAGGCGCGCTGGCACCACTTCACGTTCGCGGTAGGCGCTCTCTCCGGCCTCGACCGCAAGGCGAAGCAGGTGATCGTCAGCGCCGTGCGCGATGACGAGGACCAGGAGATCCTTCCCGAGCGGCGCATCCCCTACGACACGCTGGTCCTCGCGATCGGCAGCGAATCCAACGATTTCGGAACACCGGGTGTGCGCGAGCACGCGTTCACGATCGACCAGGCCTGGGATGCGAACCTCTTCCATCGCCGCCTGGTGAATGCCTGTTTTCATGCGAACTTCGCGTCTTCATCCGGGGACGGTGCTTCGCAACCACGCGGCCGCGTGCTCCACATCGCCATTGTCGGCGCGGGCGCGACGGGCGTGGAGCTCGCCGCGGAACTGCACAACACCACCCGAGTTCTTGCCACCTACGGCCTCGAGAACTTCAATCCCGAAAAGCAGATCCGCATCTCGGTGATCGAGGCGGGGCCGCGCGTCCTCGCGGGCCTGCCCGAGCACATCGCCGAGGGCACGGTGCGCGTGCTGAAGGACCTCGGCGTGGACGTGCTCATCAACGAAAAGGTGATCGAGGTCACGGAGGAGGTCGTCAAGACCGCCTCGGGCCGCGAAATCCCCGCGGAATTCACCGTGTGGGCAGCGGGCATCCGTTGCGCGCAGGTGCTCAAGGACATCGATGGCCTCGAGACGAACCGCGTGAACCAGGTGGTGGTGCAGCCCACGCTGCTCGCGACGCGCGACGAGAATATCTTCGCGATCGGCGATTGCGCCGCCGCGGCCTGGACGGATGGCCGGCTGCTGCCGCCGCGCGCGCAGACCGCGCACCAGCAGGCAACGCATGTCCTGAAGATGATCCAGCGCCGGATGGCCGGGAAGCCCCTCACCGCCTTCCGGTATCGCGATTTCGGCTCGCTCGTTTCGCTGGGCAACTACGACACCGTCGGCCAGTTGATGGGCTTCATCTCGAGCGAGAAATTCCGCGTCGAAGGGTGGCTCGCGAAACTGTTCTACATCTCGCTCTACCGGCAGCACATCTGGGCGCTGCACGGTTTCTGGCGCATGGCCCTCGATACCCTCGCGCGGCTGATTCGCAGCCAGACCGATCCGAAGGTGAAGCTGCATTGA
- a CDS encoding IscS subfamily cysteine desulfurase, which translates to MSADRKHPIYLDYSATTPVDPRVAAKMIPWLTEHFGNPASRSHSFGWEAEEAVEQARLEVAKLVNCDPKEIVWTSGATESDNLAIKGAAHFYKGKGKHIITVKTEHKAVLDTCRELEREGFEVTYLDPEPNGLVDLEKFKAALRPDTIVVSVMHVNNEIGVIQPIAEMGEILRAKQIIFHVDAAQSTGKVPIDLEKTKVDLMSFSAHKTYGPKGIGALYVRRKPRVRLEAQMHGGGHEKGFRSGTLATHQIVGMGEAFRIAREEMANEGERIRMLRDRLLAGVKDMEEIYVNGDLEQRVPHNLNVSFNFVEGESLIMGIKELAVSSGSACTSASLEPSYVLRALGRNDELAHSSIRFTLGRFTTEADIDFAIKLLTERIGKLRAMSPLWEMYKDGIDLNTVQWAAH; encoded by the coding sequence ATGAGCGCGGACCGCAAGCATCCGATCTACCTCGATTACTCGGCCACGACGCCGGTCGATCCCCGCGTGGCCGCGAAGATGATTCCGTGGCTCACGGAGCATTTCGGCAATCCCGCCTCGCGCAGCCACTCGTTTGGCTGGGAAGCGGAAGAAGCCGTGGAGCAGGCGCGCCTCGAGGTCGCGAAGCTGGTCAATTGCGACCCGAAGGAAATCGTCTGGACCTCGGGCGCAACGGAGTCCGACAACCTCGCGATCAAGGGTGCGGCGCACTTCTACAAGGGCAAGGGCAAGCACATCATCACGGTGAAGACCGAGCACAAGGCCGTGCTCGATACCTGCCGCGAGCTCGAGCGCGAAGGCTTCGAAGTGACGTACCTGGATCCGGAGCCCAACGGGCTCGTGGACCTGGAGAAATTCAAGGCGGCATTGCGCCCCGACACGATCGTCGTGTCCGTGATGCACGTGAACAACGAGATCGGCGTGATCCAGCCCATCGCGGAGATGGGCGAAATCCTCCGTGCGAAGCAGATCATCTTCCACGTCGACGCCGCGCAGTCCACGGGCAAGGTGCCCATCGACCTCGAGAAGACCAAGGTCGACCTGATGAGCTTCTCGGCGCACAAGACCTACGGCCCCAAGGGCATCGGCGCGCTCTACGTTCGCAGGAAGCCGCGCGTGCGCCTCGAGGCGCAGATGCACGGGGGCGGCCACGAAAAGGGCTTCCGCTCGGGAACGCTTGCCACGCACCAGATCGTCGGCATGGGTGAAGCTTTCCGTATCGCTCGCGAGGAAATGGCGAACGAGGGTGAGCGCATTCGCATGCTGCGCGACCGACTGCTCGCCGGCGTGAAGGACATGGAAGAGATCTACGTGAACGGCGATCTCGAGCAGCGCGTCCCGCACAACCTCAACGTGAGCTTCAATTTCGTCGAGGGCGAGTCGCTGATCATGGGCATCAAGGAGCTCGCGGTTTCTTCGGGTTCGGCGTGCACGTCGGCCAGCCTCGAGCCTTCATACGTGTTGCGTGCACTGGGCCGGAACGACGAGCTCGCCCACAGCTCCATCCGTTTCACGCTCGGGCGCTTCACGACGGAAGCGGATATCGACTTCGCGATCAAGCTCTTGACCGAACGCATCGGCAAGTTGCGCGCGATGAGCCCGCTCTGGGAGATGTACAAGGACGGCATCGACTTGAATACCGTGCAGTGGGCTGCACACTGA
- the iscA gene encoding iron-sulfur cluster assembly protein IscA produces MMITLTDRAAGHVQRYIEKRGKGIGLRLGVRTTGCSGMAYKLEFADEAQPGDQEFESNGVKVLIDAKSLAYLDGTELDFVREGLNEGFKFNNPNEKDRCGCGESFNV; encoded by the coding sequence CTGATGATCACGCTGACCGACCGCGCGGCCGGCCACGTGCAGCGCTACATCGAGAAGCGCGGCAAGGGCATCGGCCTGCGCCTGGGCGTGCGCACCACGGGCTGCTCGGGCATGGCGTACAAGCTCGAGTTCGCGGACGAAGCGCAACCCGGCGACCAGGAATTCGAATCGAACGGCGTGAAGGTGTTGATCGATGCGAAGAGCCTTGCGTACCTCGATGGCACGGAGCTCGACTTCGTGCGCGAAGGCCTGAACGAGGGCTTCAAGTTCAACAACCCGAACGAGAAGGACCGCTGCGGCTGCGGCGAATCGTTCAACGTTTGA
- the cysE gene encoding serine O-acetyltransferase has product MFRRIREDIQCVFERDPAARSVWEVLTCYPGFHALQLHRISHGLWNAGLKWVARLLSHVGRFLTGVEIHPGATIGRRVFIDHGMGVVIGETAEIGDECTLYHGVTLGGVSWNQGKRHPTLGKGVVVGAGAKILGPFTVGDGAKVGSNSVVVKAVPAGATVVGIPARVVEHSAQAERMAFDAYAVSADLDDPLNRVIQALGSRTEDIDGRLAEILRRLEGLENTPGEAGDERRAAGGRS; this is encoded by the coding sequence ATGTTCCGCCGTATTCGCGAAGACATTCAGTGCGTGTTCGAGCGCGATCCGGCTGCTCGCAGCGTCTGGGAAGTGCTGACCTGCTATCCCGGTTTCCACGCGCTGCAGTTGCACCGGATTTCGCACGGGCTCTGGAACGCCGGCCTCAAGTGGGTCGCGCGCCTGCTCTCGCACGTCGGTCGTTTCCTCACCGGGGTGGAAATCCATCCGGGTGCGACCATCGGCCGCCGCGTCTTCATCGACCACGGCATGGGTGTCGTGATCGGCGAGACGGCCGAGATCGGCGACGAATGCACCCTTTATCACGGGGTCACCCTGGGCGGTGTGTCCTGGAACCAGGGCAAGCGCCATCCGACCCTCGGAAAGGGCGTCGTCGTCGGGGCGGGCGCCAAGATTCTCGGGCCCTTCACGGTAGGCGACGGCGCCAAGGTGGGCTCGAACTCGGTCGTCGTGAAGGCCGTGCCGGCTGGCGCGACGGTCGTGGGTATTCCGGCCCGCGTGGTCGAGCACTCGGCGCAGGCCGAGCGCATGGCCTTCGACGCCTACGCAGTGAGCGCTGACCTTGATGACCCCCTGAACCGGGTGATCCAGGCGCTGGGCTCCCGCACCGAAGACATCGACGGCCGCCTGGCCGAGATCCTCCGGCGCCTGGAAGGGCTGGAAAACACCCCCGGCGAGGCCGGGGACGAGCGTCGGGCCGCCGGCGGACGCAGCTGA
- the iscU gene encoding Fe-S cluster assembly scaffold IscU has protein sequence MAYSEKVIDHYENPRNVGSFGKDEAGVATGMVGAPACGDVMKLQIKVGPDGRIQDAKFKTYGCGSAIASSSLVTEWVKGKTLDEAGTIRNTQIAEELALPPVKIHCSILAEDAIKAAIADYRLKNGDDQKAAD, from the coding sequence ATGGCATACAGCGAAAAAGTCATCGACCACTACGAAAATCCCCGCAACGTCGGCTCGTTCGGCAAGGACGAAGCCGGTGTCGCCACCGGCATGGTGGGCGCGCCCGCGTGCGGCGACGTGATGAAGCTCCAGATCAAGGTGGGTCCGGACGGCCGCATCCAGGATGCGAAGTTCAAGACCTACGGCTGCGGCTCGGCGATCGCGTCGTCCTCGCTCGTCACCGAATGGGTGAAGGGCAAGACGCTCGACGAAGCCGGCACCATCCGCAACACGCAGATCGCCGAGGAGCTCGCGCTCCCGCCGGTGAAGATCCACTGCTCGATCCTCGCCGAGGATGCGATCAAGGCGGCCATTGCCGACTATCGCCTCAAGAACGGTGACGACCAGAAGGCTGCCGACTGA
- the iscR gene encoding Fe-S cluster assembly transcriptional regulator IscR produces the protein MKLTTKGRFAVTAMLDLALNSAEGPVTLAGISGRQKISLSYLEQLFGKLRRRSLVESVRGPGGGYNLARAASEVSVADIICAVEEPIDSTQCGGRENCRENERCMTHDLWEDLNKTVYGFLSTVKLSQLVDQQRTSPVTIVRAPQSRTRQIVSA, from the coding sequence ATGAAGCTCACGACCAAGGGACGTTTTGCAGTGACGGCGATGCTGGACCTCGCGCTGAATTCGGCCGAGGGCCCGGTCACGCTGGCGGGCATCAGCGGCCGCCAGAAGATCTCGCTGTCCTACCTGGAACAGCTTTTCGGGAAGCTGCGCCGCCGCTCGCTCGTGGAGAGCGTCCGCGGCCCCGGCGGCGGCTACAACCTCGCGCGCGCGGCCTCCGAAGTCTCGGTGGCGGACATCATCTGCGCCGTCGAGGAGCCCATCGATTCGACGCAGTGCGGCGGGCGCGAGAACTGTCGCGAGAACGAGCGCTGCATGACCCACGACCTGTGGGAAGACCTGAACAAGACGGTCTACGGTTTCCTTTCGACGGTGAAGCTCTCGCAGCTCGTGGACCAGCAGCGCACGAGCCCGGTGACGATCGTTCGTGCGCCGCAGAGCCGTACGCGCCAGATCGTGTCCGCCTGA
- a CDS encoding MFS transporter — MKHFFRQYVEFLRRPEVARLMLLALISRMPVGMVAFSMLMFLREKLGAFSLAGSAVGIYFVAMAVCAPIQGRVIDRVGPRGVLIVTGVVHPLAMLAVLLFAYYGFSFGYVAAASAVCGAFATPIITLTRTLWRQRFDDEHDRRRAFALDAVMLELNFTLGPVICAAVLASAGATWAFGLSIVVVVLAAALFVVARATRHFKLEAHAERHLFGPLTERRLVLLFLASFGLTTCFGLLEVGYPAYATQMGVPAAAGLLLGMNALGSATGGAVYGGLHLRMSYERQFAAVLALMAVPLFMHLLFEAFAAWIALAYVTGLLIAPAIASQSVLVSRLAPSKYAAEAFTWSSTFIVAGLGTGMAVGGTLTELAGVRPAFATGGAIVCAMALLALLLRSPGTPRAAPAEA, encoded by the coding sequence TTGAAGCATTTCTTCCGGCAGTACGTCGAATTCCTTCGCAGGCCGGAAGTGGCGCGGCTGATGCTCCTCGCCCTCATTTCGCGGATGCCGGTGGGCATGGTCGCGTTCTCGATGCTGATGTTCCTGCGCGAGAAGCTGGGCGCGTTCTCGCTCGCGGGCAGTGCCGTCGGGATCTACTTCGTCGCGATGGCCGTGTGCGCCCCGATCCAGGGCCGCGTCATCGACCGCGTCGGGCCGCGCGGGGTGCTGATCGTGACGGGAGTCGTGCACCCGCTCGCGATGCTCGCGGTCCTGCTGTTCGCGTACTACGGGTTTTCGTTTGGCTACGTCGCCGCGGCTTCGGCCGTGTGCGGCGCCTTCGCCACCCCGATCATCACGCTCACGCGCACGCTCTGGCGCCAACGCTTCGACGACGAGCACGACCGTCGCCGCGCCTTCGCCCTCGATGCGGTGATGCTCGAGCTCAACTTCACGCTGGGCCCGGTGATCTGCGCGGCGGTGCTCGCGTCAGCCGGCGCAACGTGGGCCTTCGGACTGAGCATCGTGGTCGTCGTGCTCGCGGCCGCACTCTTCGTCGTGGCCCGGGCCACTCGCCACTTCAAGCTCGAGGCGCACGCCGAGCGCCACCTTTTCGGGCCTCTCACGGAGCGGCGCCTGGTGCTGCTCTTCCTCGCGTCGTTCGGCCTGACGACCTGCTTCGGGCTCCTGGAAGTGGGCTATCCGGCGTACGCGACCCAGATGGGCGTTCCCGCGGCAGCCGGCCTGCTGCTGGGAATGAACGCGCTGGGCAGCGCGACGGGCGGCGCCGTCTATGGCGGGCTGCACCTGCGCATGTCGTACGAGCGCCAGTTCGCCGCGGTGCTGGCACTCATGGCCGTCCCGCTCTTCATGCACCTGCTGTTCGAGGCCTTCGCGGCGTGGATCGCGCTCGCTTACGTGACCGGGCTGCTGATCGCGCCGGCGATCGCCTCGCAATCCGTGCTCGTCTCGCGGCTGGCACCGTCGAAGTACGCCGCCGAAGCGTTTACGTGGTCCTCGACGTTCATCGTGGCCGGCCTCGGCACGGGCATGGCCGTAGGCGGAACGCTCACGGAGCTCGCGGGCGTCAGGCCGGCTTTCGCGACCGGGGGCGCGATCGTTTGCGCGATGGCGCTGCTGGCGTTGCTGCTGCGCTCGCCGGGCACGCCGCGAGCAGCCCCTGCAGAAGCTTGA
- a CDS encoding inositol monophosphatase family protein, giving the protein MHPMLNTAVKAARKAGSIISRASNDLDRLTVHRKRQNDFVSEVDHAAEEAIISILKTAYPDHGFHAEESGKDRSKAEYVWVIDPLDGTTNFLHGFPQYCTSIAMLHNNVLTHGVIFDPNRNELFTTTRGAGAFLNERRIRTSKTLHLKDSLIATGFPFRETDQLEDYLRMFKNVTKSSMAIRRPGAAALDLAWTAAGRVDAFWEIGLSPWDMAAGALLVREAGGLVGDLDGEENFLEKGEIVAGNPKVFNTLLQVLKKLD; this is encoded by the coding sequence ATGCATCCGATGCTCAATACGGCCGTGAAGGCCGCGCGCAAGGCCGGTTCCATCATTTCCCGGGCGTCCAACGACCTCGATCGACTGACGGTTCACCGCAAGCGGCAGAACGATTTCGTCAGCGAAGTCGACCACGCGGCCGAGGAAGCCATCATCTCCATCCTCAAGACGGCCTACCCCGACCACGGCTTCCATGCCGAAGAAAGCGGGAAGGATCGCTCGAAGGCGGAGTACGTCTGGGTCATCGATCCGCTCGACGGCACGACCAATTTCCTCCATGGCTTCCCGCAGTACTGCACCTCGATCGCCATGCTGCACAACAACGTGCTCACGCACGGGGTGATCTTCGATCCCAACCGCAACGAGCTCTTCACGACCACGCGCGGCGCGGGCGCGTTCCTGAACGAGCGGCGCATCCGTACGAGCAAGACGCTGCACCTCAAGGATTCATTGATCGCCACAGGATTCCCGTTCCGCGAGACCGACCAGCTCGAGGATTACCTGCGCATGTTCAAGAACGTCACGAAATCGAGCATGGCGATCCGCCGGCCCGGCGCGGCCGCACTCGACCTCGCGTGGACGGCCGCGGGCCGCGTCGATGCGTTCTGGGAAATCGGCCTTTCGCCCTGGGACATGGCAGCGGGCGCGCTCCTCGTGCGCGAAGCCGGCGGCCTGGTGGGCGATCTCGACGGCGAGGAGAACTTCCTCGAGAAGGGCGAGATCGTCGCCGGCAACCCGAAGGTCTTCAATACCCTGCTCCAGGTCCTGAAAAAGCTGGATTGA
- the fdx gene encoding ISC system 2Fe-2S type ferredoxin, which produces MTRLTVLPHETLCPEGKVIEATPGRSICDTLLEHHIEIEHACEKSCACTTCHVIIREGSQSLEPATEKEDDLLDKAWGLELTSRLSCQARVADEPLTIEIPKYTLNQVSESRK; this is translated from the coding sequence GTGACCCGCCTCACCGTCCTGCCGCACGAGACGCTGTGCCCCGAGGGCAAGGTGATCGAGGCCACGCCCGGCCGCTCGATCTGCGATACGCTGCTCGAGCACCACATCGAGATCGAGCACGCGTGCGAGAAAAGTTGCGCGTGCACCACCTGTCACGTGATCATTCGCGAAGGTTCGCAGTCGCTGGAGCCCGCCACGGAAAAGGAAGATGACCTTCTCGACAAGGCCTGGGGACTGGAGCTCACCTCGCGCCTTTCGTGCCAGGCGCGCGTGGCCGACGAACCGCTGACCATCGAGATTCCCAAGTACACGCTCAACCAGGTGTCCGAGAGCCGCAAATGA
- the hscA gene encoding Fe-S protein assembly chaperone HscA: MALLQISEPGESPEPHQRKVAVGIDLGTTHSLVATVRSSAAEVLPDSQGRPLLPSVVRYFPDGRIDVGYDARTAQADDPANTIVSVKRFMGRGVADVARYGALPYQFRAGPGMVAIETAAGVRSPVQVSAEILKVLRDRAESMLGGELVGAVVTVPAYFDDSQRQATKDAAKLAGLNVLRLLNEPTAAAIAYGLDHASEGTFAVFDLGGGTFDISILKLTRGVFEVLATNGDSALGGDDFDMAIATHWRVGHQLADARDTRRLLAEAREVKEKLSRADAADAQVTLSYGQNLHLALTRAEFEHLTQPLVQRTLGPTRKALRDAKLTAADIDGVVLVGGATRMPHLQRAVEDFFGKAPLRDLDPDQVVAVGAAMQANVLAGNRTGDDWLLLDVIPLSLGLETMGGLVERVIPRNSTIPVARAQEFTTFKDGQTAMAIHVVQGERELVADCRSLARFELRGIPPMVAGAARIAVTFQVDADGLLSVSAREKTSGVESSIVVKPSYGLTDDEVAHMLQEGFAHAEHDRDARALGEQRVEAESMLGAVGAALARDGDLLPASERKEIDARVAALEAARTGTDHRVIRAAIEALNLAAEDFAARRMDRAVSAALSGKRLDEVAK; encoded by the coding sequence ATGGCCCTGCTGCAGATTTCCGAACCGGGCGAATCCCCCGAACCGCACCAGCGCAAGGTCGCGGTCGGCATCGACCTGGGCACGACGCATTCCCTGGTGGCCACGGTGCGCTCGAGCGCGGCCGAAGTGCTCCCGGATTCGCAAGGTCGTCCGCTGCTTCCTTCCGTGGTCCGCTACTTTCCCGATGGCCGCATTGATGTTGGATACGATGCACGGACCGCGCAGGCCGACGACCCGGCCAACACGATCGTTTCGGTGAAACGCTTCATGGGCCGCGGCGTCGCCGACGTGGCGCGGTACGGCGCGCTGCCCTACCAGTTTCGCGCCGGCCCCGGCATGGTGGCGATCGAGACCGCCGCCGGCGTGCGCTCGCCCGTGCAGGTCTCCGCGGAAATCCTCAAGGTGCTGCGCGATCGCGCCGAATCGATGCTCGGCGGCGAATTGGTCGGCGCCGTCGTGACGGTGCCCGCGTATTTCGACGATTCGCAGCGGCAAGCCACGAAGGACGCGGCGAAGCTCGCGGGCCTCAATGTGCTGCGCCTGCTCAACGAACCCACGGCCGCGGCGATCGCCTACGGGCTCGATCACGCGAGCGAAGGCACGTTCGCGGTGTTCGACCTGGGCGGGGGCACGTTCGACATTTCCATCCTCAAGCTCACGCGCGGCGTGTTCGAAGTGCTCGCGACCAATGGCGACTCCGCGCTCGGCGGCGATGACTTCGACATGGCGATCGCAACGCACTGGCGCGTCGGCCACCAGCTCGCCGATGCGCGCGACACTCGCCGGCTGCTCGCCGAGGCCCGAGAAGTGAAAGAGAAGCTTTCACGTGCTGACGCCGCGGATGCGCAGGTCACGCTTTCGTACGGCCAGAACCTGCACCTCGCGCTCACGCGTGCGGAGTTCGAACACCTCACGCAGCCGCTCGTGCAGCGCACATTGGGCCCGACGCGCAAGGCGCTGCGCGACGCGAAGCTCACGGCCGCGGACATCGACGGCGTGGTGCTCGTCGGCGGCGCCACGCGCATGCCGCACCTGCAGCGCGCGGTCGAGGACTTCTTCGGCAAGGCGCCGCTGCGCGACCTCGATCCCGACCAGGTCGTGGCGGTGGGCGCGGCGATGCAGGCCAACGTCCTCGCGGGCAACCGCACGGGCGACGACTGGCTGCTCCTCGATGTGATTCCGCTGTCGCTCGGGCTCGAGACGATGGGTGGTCTCGTCGAGCGCGTGATTCCCCGCAACTCCACGATTCCGGTGGCGCGCGCGCAGGAGTTCACCACGTTCAAGGACGGCCAGACGGCGATGGCGATTCACGTCGTCCAGGGCGAGCGCGAGCTGGTGGCCGATTGCCGGTCGCTCGCGCGCTTCGAATTGCGCGGCATCCCCCCGATGGTCGCAGGCGCGGCGCGCATCGCCGTCACATTCCAGGTGGACGCCGATGGCCTGCTGTCCGTGTCCGCGCGCGAGAAGACCTCGGGCGTGGAATCGTCCATCGTCGTGAAGCCGTCGTACGGCCTGACCGATGACGAAGTCGCGCACATGCTGCAGGAAGGATTCGCGCACGCCGAACACGATCGCGACGCGCGCGCCCTGGGCGAACAACGTGTCGAGGCCGAGTCGATGCTGGGCGCGGTGGGCGCTGCGCTCGCGCGTGACGGAGATCTGCTGCCCGCCTCGGAGCGCAAGGAGATCGACGCCCGCGTCGCGGCCCTCGAAGCCGCGCGCACCGGCACGGACCATCGCGTCATCCGCGCGGCGATCGAGGCGCTGAACCTCGCGGCCGAAGACTTCGCGGCTCGCCGGATGGATCGCGCCGTCTCCGCGGCGCTTTCCGGGAAGCGGCTCGACGAGGTGGCCAAGTGA
- a CDS encoding LysM peptidoglycan-binding domain-containing protein, whose translation MSNKPVDFSNFKGDGSAKTDFSNVRSGGGEKTDFSNVKSGGSSTATKIYEVVSGDSLSKIAKREYGDANAWRAIFEANTDIIKDPDKIFPGQKLKIPPK comes from the coding sequence ATGAGCAACAAACCGGTGGATTTCTCGAACTTCAAGGGCGACGGCAGCGCCAAGACCGATTTCTCGAACGTCAGGAGCGGCGGCGGCGAGAAAACGGACTTCTCCAACGTCAAGAGCGGCGGGAGCTCCACGGCCACCAAGATCTACGAAGTGGTGTCCGGCGATTCCCTCTCGAAGATCGCCAAGCGCGAGTACGGCGATGCCAACGCGTGGCGCGCGATCTTCGAAGCCAACACCGATATCATCAAGGACCCCGACAAGATCTTTCCGGGACAGAAGCTCAAGATCCCGCCGAAGTAA